TTCTGCATACAGCATATTTTTCATGCTTTTACATAGCCAGAAAGAAGCTCCGGTCTGACGGGCTGCTGATTCATAAATCACCCGGAACAACTCATACAACGTTTGTTGCCTGCAGGCTGCTACCACTTCATCTGCACGAATCGTAATACCTTCCCAGGGAACCGGATTCACTGTGACTAACTCGCACACATCCTGTGCCAACCGATAAAAATTAGACTGATCCGTTAAATCGCCATATTTGGGAAGCAACGGTAAGAAACGCTGAAGAATATGCGGAGGATGGGGAGCAGCAATCTCCCGGATTCCGTCCAGCATGACACGCAACAGATTGGATCCGGATCGCTGGGTTCCAATCATTTGTATACCTTGTATTGTATTCATAGAATTAGAATAAGATAAAGCCCGCCACGCCTGCTCCGATGATCAGGTAAACCGGACTGATTGTGTATTTTAGTGAAATAAAAAATGTAACCAGGAAGATAATAACCGAAACAACCGACAGCGTAATCGTCTGTCCGATCGTAACGGCTGAAGCAAAGATCATTCCGATAACAGCCGCCCGTATCCCTTTCATGGCTGCTTTTACAACGGATGACTGATTCAGAATCTTTACAAAACGGGATAATAAGACGGTTAATACAGCCGGCGGAGTAAACATCGCCAACGTTGCCAGCAACGCCCCCGTGATACCTGCCACTTTATACCCGATGAAGGTCGCTGTAATAAATATCGGTCCGGGAGTGATCTGCCCTATCGCTATCCCGTCGGCAAACTCAGCCGAGGTCAGCCAGTTCAAGTTCTCCACAAACAACTCATGCAAAGCAGGGATAACAACATATCCCCCTCCGAACAAAGTCAGGCTGATACCGGAGAAGGTCGATACAATCTGAATACCTTCTGGAGCACCCGGATATTGTCCTCCCCAAAGTAAGATACAGAGTAATAGCAAAAGAACAATCCCGGAAGTCATCAGCTGCCTGCTACCCGTCCGCTTCTCCCCATCTGATATCAACCCTTGCCCCACAGGCTGGCGAAACAGGAAACCGCCGACTATCCCGCTACCGATAATCAACAGAAAAGTAACCGTAAAACCACCGATAAAAATCAGCAACAAAGCCGCCAGCAGGCAAAGAGCCCATTGGGCTGGCAATTTGATCGTCTTACGTGCCATCCCGATAGCCACCGTAACGATCAAAGCGGTAATAGCCGGAGTGATTCCGCTGAACACATTCTTTACCGCAGGTATATTTCCATAGGAGAAATACAACCACGAAAGAAATATAACCAGTAAAAACGAGGGAATAATGATCCCGGCAAAAGCTACAACCGCCCCCGGTATCCCCCTTAAATGGTACCCGACATAGGCAATCGTATTTACGGCTACAGGCCCCGGCAATACGGAGGTCAGAGAAATCCCATCCAGCAAATCTTCTTCTTTCAGTTTCTTGTCTACTTCTACTAACTGCTTCTGTACGATAGCCACTAGCGACATATAACCGCCAAATGCCGTAGCTCCCAATTTCAGGAATGTAAAGAAGATATAGGATAGCGATGCACGTTCCATATTACTTGATTTCTTTAAAATATTTATCCCAGGTTTCTACCGGGACATACACTGCCCGATAAGGGGCAAAATGCAGGATACTTTCCCAAAGAACCTTTCCTTCCTTGTCCGTCACCATCACCGAACCGGTCTTCGAGCTACATTGTAGCAGATTCCCATTCGGCAGCATAGATACATTTCCCATACGGGAAGTATATTTATCGGCAGGCAATAAGGCATTTATCGTTGTCTCGGCCGTACGGTTCTCTTCATCCAACCGGAATGCTTTGCCTCCGGAACGCTGATTGTGTAAACCGTTGTCGAAAAGCATCAGATCGCCATTCTCCATAATATAAGGTGAATGTTGGAAAGAGAAATAAGCCGTTGTATCCATCTGAAAATCACCGTCTCGTCCAAAACGCCAGACCAGTTCACCACTTTGGGCATCCACTTTCCAAATCTGGTCTTCGATAGGAGCCGACAATAAATAATTGCCATCTTTATCAAAGCAAAGCCCGTTGATATGGAAACGGTCATAACGGTATTCTGCGATATACGGGTCCTTCTCAATGTCCCATACATCC
This is a stretch of genomic DNA from Parabacteroides chongii. It encodes these proteins:
- the chrA gene encoding chromate efflux transporter; amino-acid sequence: MERASLSYIFFTFLKLGATAFGGYMSLVAIVQKQLVEVDKKLKEEDLLDGISLTSVLPGPVAVNTIAYVGYHLRGIPGAVVAFAGIIIPSFLLVIFLSWLYFSYGNIPAVKNVFSGITPAITALIVTVAIGMARKTIKLPAQWALCLLAALLLIFIGGFTVTFLLIIGSGIVGGFLFRQPVGQGLISDGEKRTGSRQLMTSGIVLLLLLCILLWGGQYPGAPEGIQIVSTFSGISLTLFGGGYVVIPALHELFVENLNWLTSAEFADGIAIGQITPGPIFITATFIGYKVAGITGALLATLAMFTPPAVLTVLLSRFVKILNQSSVVKAAMKGIRAAVIGMIFASAVTIGQTITLSVVSVIIFLVTFFISLKYTISPVYLIIGAGVAGFILF